Proteins encoded in a region of the Vicia villosa cultivar HV-30 ecotype Madison, WI linkage group LG5, Vvil1.0, whole genome shotgun sequence genome:
- the LOC131603622 gene encoding probable CCR4-associated factor 1 homolog 11 has product MRKAKEVIIRQVWAYNLEYEFNLIRQAIYQHPVVSMDTEFPGVIHSSKIDRHYLQSSDNYHYLKANVDALKLIQVGLTLTDFEGNLPDFGSIYSYIWEFNFCDFDINHDPCNQDSIDMLRRQGIDFNRNFRYGVNSMHFADLMLSSGLVFNKSIVWITFSSAYDFGYLVKILTRKNLPNYLEEFLNIVEVLFGKKVFDMKHMIKFCDSLHGGLERVAAILKVGRVVGKSHQAGSDSLLTCQTFRKMIETHFIDNEIIKFENLAGVLFGLERVV; this is encoded by the coding sequence ATGAGGAAGGCGAAGGAAGTTATTATCCGTCAAGTCTGGGCATATAATTTGGAGTATGAATTCAATCTCATACGTCAAGCAATCTATCAACATCCCGTGGTTTCAATGGACACTGAATTTCCGGGTGTAATTCATTCATCAAAAATCGATCGTCATTATCTTCAATCCTCTGACAACTACCATTACTTGAAGGCTAATGTTGATGCTTTGAAACTCATACAAGTTGGTCTCACCCTTACCGACTTTGAGGGAAATCTTCCTGATTTTGGAAGCATTTATAGCTATATCTGGGAatttaatttttgtgattttgacaTAAATCACGATCCTTGTAATCAAGATTCCATTGATATGCTCCGCCGTCAAGGGATTGACTTCAATCGGAATTTTCGCTATGGTGTGAATTCAATGCATTTTGCTGATCTAATGTTATCGTCAGGACTTGTTTTCAATAAATCAATTGTTTGGATCACATTTAGTAGTGCTTACGATTTTGGATATTTGGTGAAGATCTTGACTCGAAAGAATTTACCAAATTATTTAGAGGAATTTTTAAATATCGTAGAAGTGTTGTTTGGAAAAAAAGTATTTGATATGAAGCACATGATAAAATTTTGCGACTCTTTGCATGGTGGTTTGGAGCGAGTAGCTGCTATTCTAAAAGTAGGTCGAGTAGTTGGAAAGTCTCATCAAGCTGGATCTGATAGCTTGTTGACATGTCAGACATTTAGGAAAATGATAGAAACTCATTTTATTGATAACGAAATTATAAAGTTTGAAAATCTCGCTGGAGTGTTATTTGGATTAGAAAGGGTTGTTTAG
- the LOC131603621 gene encoding probable CCR4-associated factor 1 homolog 9 encodes MNKLKEESIIIREVWASNLEYEFSLIRQVIHQYSFISLDTEFPGVIHLPKIDRRYLTPSEHYRYLKANVDALKLIQVGLTLSDAKGNLPNFGTNNSYIWEFNFCDFDVNNDLYNQDSINMLRRQGIDFDRNLCHGVDSVRFAKLMFSSILVFHKSIVWVTFSSAYDFGYLVKILTRKNLPNSLEDFLTMVEVLFGKNVYDMKHMMKFCNALYGGLERVATTLNVGRAVGKSHQAGSDSLLTWHVFKKMMDTCFINNMAQKHAGVLFGLEMIVVK; translated from the coding sequence ATGAACAAGTTGAAGGAAGAATCCATCATCATCCGTGAAGTCTGGGCATCCAACTTAGAGTATGAATTCAGTCTCATCCGTCAAGTTATCCATCAATATTCTTTCATCTCACTAGACACTGAATTTCCTGGCGTAATTCATTTACCCAAAATAGACCGTCGCTATCTTACTCCCTCTGAACACTACCGTTACTTGAAGGCCAACGTTGATGCGCTTAAACTCATCCAAGTTGGTCTCACCCTTTCCGACGCTAAGGGAAACCTTCCAAATTTCGGAACCAATAACAGCTACATATGGGAATTTAATTTCTGCGATTTTGACGTCAATAATGATCTTTATAATCAAGATTCGATTAATATGCTCCGCCGTCAAGGGATTGACTTTGATCGCAATTTGTGTCACGGTGTGGATTCGGTGCGTTTTGCTAAGCTAATGTTCTCGTCTATACTTGTTTTTCACAAATCAATTGTTTGGGTTACATTCAGCAGTGCTTATGATTTCGGGTATTTGGTGAAGATCTTAACCCGGAAGAATTTACCAAACAGTTTGGAGGATTTTTTAACTATGGTAGAAGTGTTGTTTGGAAAAAATGTGTATGATATGAAACACATGATGAAGTTTTGTAATGCTTTGTATGGTGGTCTTGAGCGAGTAGCTACTACTCTTAATGTGGGTCGGGCAGTTGGAAAATCTCATCAAGCTGGATCTGATAGTTTGTTAACATGGCATGTATTTAAGAAAATGATGGATACATGTTTTATCAATAACATGGCTCAAAAGCATGCTGGAGTGCTATTTGGGTTAGAAATGATTGTAGTTAAATGA